The following are encoded together in the Deltaproteobacteria bacterium genome:
- a CDS encoding cbb3-type cytochrome c oxidase subunit I, with translation MKYSTQKVAYPYFILATILFGLQVIFGILTAAKYAWNFDPLMHILPFNTSREIHINLLIVWLLSGFMGGTYYMIPEESETELYSPKLAYIQFWLFAIIGVSAIVGYLLGWTWGMPFTEQPFVIKVGIVIAALIFLYNILMTVIKSKKWTAIQGVLIAGLTALAVMFLFGMFFMKNLSTQYFFWWWVIHLWVEGAWELIAAALVAFVMMKLTGVERDVVEKWLYVEVGLVLFTGITGTGHHYYWIGTPAYWLWFGAIFSALEPLPILFMVFDTLRMVREKHLEIKNRLAMNWAVAGTIMHFFGAGVWGFAITLPQINKWVHGTQVTAAHGHFSFFGAYVMLVITLVYLIVPQIKGLKNFNQSKGFAVLYITVFFMIMMVLALTIAGIIQVYLQRVLGFDYLTTQSYMHLWYLVFFAAGVCFSLGVFLYIYDFFTLKEAGQQ, from the coding sequence ATGAAATACTCAACACAAAAGGTTGCTTATCCATATTTTATCCTTGCCACAATACTATTTGGCTTACAGGTAATCTTTGGCATTCTTACTGCTGCAAAATATGCATGGAATTTTGATCCATTGATGCATATTCTGCCGTTCAATACAAGCAGAGAGATACACATAAACCTGCTTATTGTGTGGTTATTATCTGGGTTCATGGGCGGAACATACTACATGATACCGGAGGAGTCCGAAACCGAGCTGTACAGTCCTAAACTTGCATATATACAGTTCTGGCTTTTTGCGATTATTGGGGTATCGGCTATAGTCGGCTATTTACTCGGATGGACATGGGGTATGCCGTTTACAGAACAGCCGTTTGTCATAAAGGTGGGTATAGTTATTGCAGCATTGATATTCCTTTACAATATCCTTATGACGGTTATCAAAAGTAAAAAATGGACAGCTATCCAGGGTGTTCTTATAGCAGGGCTTACTGCACTCGCGGTCATGTTCTTATTCGGGATGTTCTTCATGAAAAATCTATCTACCCAGTACTTTTTCTGGTGGTGGGTCATTCATCTCTGGGTAGAAGGGGCGTGGGAACTTATTGCTGCGGCTTTAGTTGCGTTTGTTATGATGAAGCTAACAGGCGTTGAAAGGGATGTTGTGGAGAAATGGCTGTATGTTGAAGTTGGACTGGTTCTATTTACAGGTATAACAGGCACAGGACATCATTACTACTGGATTGGCACACCGGCTTATTGGTTGTGGTTTGGAGCCATATTCAGCGCACTTGAACCGCTGCCCATTTTATTCATGGTTTTTGATACATTAAGGATGGTAAGAGAAAAACATCTTGAGATAAAAAACAGGCTTGCGATGAATTGGGCTGTTGCTGGAACTATCATGCATTTTTTTGGAGCGGGCGTATGGGGATTTGCAATAACCCTGCCTCAAATAAATAAGTGGGTACATGGAACGCAGGTTACAGCAGCACACGGGCATTTTTCGTTCTTCGGTGCTTATGTCATGCTGGTGATCACCCTTGTATATCTCATAGTTCCACAGATAAAAGGATTGAAGAATTTTAACCAAAGCAAGGGGTTTGCGGTGTTATATATAACAGTGTTTTTTATGATTATGATGGTGCTTGCTCTGACAATAGCTGGGATTATACAGGTGTATTTACAGAGGGTGCTTGGGTTTGATTACCTTACCACACAATCATACATGCATCTCTGGTATCTTGTATTCTTTGCAGCAGGTGTATGCTTCTCTTTAGGCGTGTTCCTTTACATCTATGATTTCTTTACACTAAAGGAAGCAGGGCAGCAGTGA
- a CDS encoding cytochrome c: protein MQKSTSKKLFLWGTLISTIIFLALTYDTLKQIPDRTNAGDLTPEVAAGKWVWQRHNCNDCHTILGIGGYYAPDLTKEGALRSADWLKEFLKDPRKVMPEPRQMPNQHLTDQEINELVAFLQWVSKINTNNWPPKPEIIQTNASAGHGTEQGRLLFRNYGCAACHKINGIGGSVGPDLSHVGSRRSRQWIGEQITEPAYHYPSSIMPSFKNLSDSQLNELAEYLSNLK, encoded by the coding sequence ATGCAGAAATCTACTTCAAAGAAACTTTTCTTATGGGGTACATTAATATCTACTATTATCTTTTTAGCCCTTACTTATGACACGCTTAAGCAGATACCGGATAGAACAAATGCCGGTGATTTAACCCCTGAAGTAGCTGCAGGCAAATGGGTGTGGCAGAGACACAACTGCAATGACTGTCATACGATACTCGGGATTGGAGGTTATTATGCACCCGACCTTACAAAAGAGGGCGCATTAAGATCGGCAGACTGGTTAAAAGAATTCCTTAAAGATCCAAGAAAGGTAATGCCGGAACCAAGGCAAATGCCCAATCAGCATCTTACGGATCAAGAGATCAACGAGCTTGTAGCGTTCCTTCAATGGGTTTCAAAAATCAATACCAATAACTGGCCGCCAAAACCGGAAATCATTCAAACAAATGCATCGGCGGGTCACGGTACAGAACAGGGCAGATTACTATTCCGCAACTATGGCTGTGCAGCATGTCATAAGATCAATGGTATAGGCGGGAGTGTGGGTCCTGATCTTAGTCATGTCGGCTCAAGGAGGAGCAGGCAATGGATTGGAGAGCAGATCACAGAACCGGCATATCATTATCCAAGTTCGATAATGCCTTCATTCAAAAACCTATCCGATTCGCAGCTCAATGAGCTTGCTGAGTATCTTTCAAATTTGAAATAA